Proteins from a single region of Synergistes jonesii:
- a CDS encoding homoserine dehydrogenase, producing the protein MNRVIKYCMAGFGNVGVRFTRLLLEKSVELAAVYGCEMCLTAVCTRSKGTLMNPNGLNLEKVLAMNEKLGRFDEADPSFVRCDTKTMIEEADAELLIELTTLSIDDGEPAASYIKEALDRGMHVITANKGPEAWRFDEIDALAKEKGRMFLYETIVMDGTPIFNLVKETLRSNKIFGIKGILNGTTNFILGELEKGGTYEEAIKEAQRRQLAEADPSMDVEGWDGAAKICALANILMKAKTNPRQAQVESVAKIGCGDIEAAREKGCRIKYICRAEPDVENSGVRLSVRPELLPLNDPLANVNGTSAAITLYTDLAGEISIVQTDPGILQTAYGLYSDLLTLIKDTK; encoded by the coding sequence ATGAACAGAGTCATCAAATACTGCATGGCCGGCTTTGGCAATGTCGGCGTGAGATTCACTCGTCTGCTCCTGGAAAAGAGCGTGGAACTTGCCGCCGTCTACGGGTGTGAAATGTGTCTGACGGCAGTCTGCACGCGCTCTAAGGGCACGCTGATGAATCCGAACGGGCTAAACCTTGAAAAGGTGTTGGCAATGAACGAAAAGCTTGGGCGCTTCGATGAAGCCGACCCGTCGTTTGTCCGCTGCGATACAAAGACGATGATCGAAGAAGCCGACGCAGAACTGCTCATCGAACTTACGACGCTCTCCATTGACGACGGCGAACCTGCGGCGAGCTACATCAAAGAGGCCCTGGACCGCGGCATGCATGTGATAACCGCCAACAAAGGGCCGGAGGCGTGGCGCTTCGACGAGATCGATGCGCTGGCGAAGGAAAAGGGGCGGATGTTCCTTTATGAGACAATCGTCATGGATGGTACACCGATCTTCAATCTTGTGAAAGAGACGCTGCGCAGCAACAAAATCTTCGGCATAAAGGGGATACTTAACGGCACGACGAACTTTATTCTCGGCGAATTGGAAAAGGGGGGTACATACGAGGAGGCCATCAAAGAAGCGCAGCGCAGGCAGCTCGCCGAAGCAGACCCATCGATGGATGTAGAAGGCTGGGATGGCGCGGCAAAGATTTGCGCGCTGGCCAACATCCTGATGAAGGCGAAAACGAATCCCCGGCAGGCCCAAGTGGAAAGCGTTGCGAAAATCGGCTGCGGCGATATCGAAGCCGCGCGTGAAAAGGGCTGCCGGATAAAGTACATCTGTCGCGCCGAGCCTGACGTCGAAAATAGCGGCGTCAGATTGAGCGTTAGGCCAGAACTGCTCCCTCTGAACGATCCGTTGGCGAACGTCAACGGCACGTCGGCGGCGATAACGCTATACACCGACCTCGCCGGCGAGATATCCATCGTGCAGACCGACCCGGGGATACTTCAAACCGCCTATGGTCTTTACAGCGATCTGCTGACGCTGATAAAGGACACAAAATAA